In Leptodactylus fuscus isolate aLepFus1 chromosome 2, aLepFus1.hap2, whole genome shotgun sequence, one genomic interval encodes:
- the CCDC90B gene encoding coiled-coil domain-containing protein 90B, mitochondrial, with translation MTGAVYRWTARLLTAAQRSTSRGFTSSAPVPSSYDVRQVEITPSEQRKLTFDTHALVRELESNGFNKEQSEAVVTMLASLTNASLDSVYKDMVTRAQQEITLQQIMAHLDSIRKDMVILEKSEFATLRAENDRMKIEIGHVKQHLQNETNQIRADTKLDINLERSRLTDMFTEQEKKLMEASTEFHKKNVTTDGAIAEINKKIDIDIASLKTLMESHKLDTIRFLAASVFTCLAIALGFYRLWK, from the exons ATGACAGGGGCTGTTTACAGGTGGACGGCACGGctgctcacagcagcacagaggagcaCCAGCAGAG GGTTTACATCATCTGCGCCCGTCCCGTCTAGTTATGATGTCCGACAGGTGGAAATCACCCCATCAGAGCAGAGGAAGCTGACGTTCGATACACACGCCCTGGTGCGAGAGCTGGAGAGCAatg GATTTAATAAAGAACAGTCTGAGGCGGTAGTAACAATGCTGGCATCACTGACTAACGCAAGCCTGGACTCTGTATACAAGGATATGGTGACCCGAGCCCAACAG GAAATTACACTCCAGCAGATTATGGCGCACCTGGACTCCATTCGGAAAGACATGGTGATTCTGGAGAAGAGTGAATTCGCAACCCTAAGGGCGGAGAATGAT AGAATGAAGATTGAAATTGGCCACGTCAAGCAGCACCTGCAG AATGAAACTAATCAGATCCGCGCCGACACCAAGCTGGACATCAACCTGGAGAGGAGTCGCCTGACTGATATG TTCACAGAGCAGGAGAAGAAGCTGATGGAGGCGAGCACTGAATTCCATAAAAAG aatgtaaccACAGATGGCGCCATTGCAGAAATCAATAAGAAGATCGATATTGACATCGCCTCTCTGAAGACTCTGATGGAGTCCCATAAACTGGACACTATACGATTTTTGGCCG CTTCTGTCTTCACTTGCTTGGCGATCGCTCTGGGATTTTACCGACTCTGGAAGTAG